A single genomic interval of Cellvibrio sp. PSBB023 harbors:
- a CDS encoding LacI family DNA-binding transcriptional regulator — protein MKDDKPTSFDIAYRAGVSQSTVSRALRNSPLVNEETRLKVQQIARELNYKVDKNASSLRSQQTKTIALLLCEHHGTGNSLINPFFLSMVGSITRASANRGFDLLISFQQFSEDWHADYEDANRADGIIFLGYGDYETFVKKLTYLTEVGAHFITWGPVLEGQPGVSIGCDNFNSAYHAAQHLIGLGHKNIAFLGDVSEHSPEFADRYHGFCKALQEAGIAVDPQLQVAAETSEAEGYKATMSLLQRRVPFDAVFGASDLIAIGAMTALEEAGLHVPRDVALMGFDDIPMAAYTHPPLTTVQQDTQLAGELLVENLLKLVSGERPESLLLPAKLMVRGSCGAKPLKA, from the coding sequence TTGAAAGACGATAAACCTACATCCTTTGATATTGCCTATCGCGCGGGCGTATCACAATCAACCGTATCGCGCGCGCTGCGTAACAGTCCGCTGGTCAATGAAGAAACGCGTCTGAAAGTGCAACAAATTGCGCGCGAACTCAATTACAAAGTGGATAAAAATGCGAGCAGTTTGCGCTCCCAGCAAACGAAAACAATTGCACTGTTATTGTGCGAACATCACGGTACAGGTAATTCCCTGATCAATCCTTTTTTCTTGTCGATGGTGGGCAGTATTACGCGCGCCTCAGCCAATCGCGGATTTGATTTGCTGATTTCTTTCCAGCAATTCAGCGAGGATTGGCACGCGGATTATGAAGATGCCAACCGCGCTGACGGTATTATCTTTTTAGGCTATGGCGATTACGAAACCTTTGTGAAAAAGCTGACCTATCTCACCGAAGTGGGAGCCCATTTTATTACCTGGGGCCCGGTGTTGGAGGGGCAGCCCGGTGTATCCATTGGCTGCGATAATTTCAACAGCGCTTATCATGCGGCGCAGCATTTGATTGGCCTTGGCCATAAAAATATTGCTTTTTTAGGTGATGTCTCCGAGCACAGCCCCGAGTTTGCCGATCGCTATCACGGCTTTTGTAAGGCTTTGCAGGAGGCGGGTATTGCGGTAGACCCGCAGTTGCAAGTAGCTGCCGAAACCTCCGAGGCAGAGGGCTACAAAGCGACCATGAGTTTGCTGCAGCGCCGTGTGCCTTTTGATGCGGTTTTTGGTGCGAGTGATTTAATTGCGATTGGTGCCATGACGGCATTGGAAGAGGCTGGTTTGCATGTGCCTAGGGATGTGGCGCTCATGGGGTTTGATGATATTCCAATGGCCGCCTATACCCACCCGCCACTCACCACGGTGCAACAGGACACGCAGTTGGCGGGCGAATTATTGGTGGAGAATTTATTAAAACTGGTGAGCGGTGAACGGCCGGAATCCCTGTTGTTGCCAGCAAAATTAATGGTGCGTGGTTCGTGTGGTGCCAAACCACTTAAAGCCTGA
- a CDS encoding MFS transporter, translating to MKQPTLPFWQVWNVSFGFLGVQLGFALQNANVSRVLSDLGADLHSLSLFWLAAPIMGLLVQPIVGAASDRTWNRVGRRRPYILGGAIAAALGMLLMPNASLFVAFITPMLFGGLMLALMDGAFNVTMQPFRALVADMVPNEQRTLGYSIQALLINIGAVIGSILPFVLTNVIGLENTAPKGEVAPTVTWAFYIGASALFLTVLWTVIRTKEYAPAEYNRYKGLTAAVAPAVKPSLLKRLGDFWRLFVNMPKTMRQLAIVQFFSWFSLFIMWVYTTPAITQYIWGIEAKWFDSDYLHSLETIPSEIAAAKGAAGDWVGIIFAAYSLFAALFSIVLTRIANRLGRKLTYSLSLLAGGLGYMSFILFQNADIVHVDLLITQVDVPQGALDLLIPMIGIGIAWAAILAMPYAILAGSLPADKTGVYMGIFNFTIAAPQIVSGLVAGQILKYVFHNEAIYIVMLAGVFMILGALSVYFVQDNNATSDAAPVPQGH from the coding sequence ATGAAGCAACCCACCCTTCCCTTTTGGCAGGTCTGGAACGTCAGTTTCGGATTTCTGGGGGTTCAACTCGGTTTTGCGCTACAAAACGCCAACGTCAGCCGTGTGCTCTCCGATCTGGGTGCCGATTTGCACTCTCTCTCCCTCTTCTGGCTCGCCGCGCCCATTATGGGACTGTTGGTGCAGCCGATTGTCGGCGCCGCCTCTGATCGCACCTGGAACCGTGTTGGCCGTCGCCGCCCCTACATTCTGGGCGGGGCAATTGCCGCTGCCCTCGGCATGCTGCTCATGCCCAATGCCTCACTCTTTGTTGCCTTCATCACCCCCATGTTATTTGGCGGCCTGATGCTGGCCTTAATGGATGGCGCCTTCAATGTCACTATGCAGCCCTTCCGCGCGTTAGTGGCAGACATGGTCCCCAATGAGCAACGCACCCTCGGCTACTCTATTCAAGCGCTGCTGATTAATATTGGCGCGGTTATTGGTTCCATCCTGCCGTTTGTGCTGACCAATGTCATAGGGCTGGAAAATACCGCCCCCAAAGGCGAAGTGGCACCTACCGTCACCTGGGCGTTTTACATAGGCGCCAGCGCCCTGTTCCTCACCGTGCTCTGGACCGTTATTCGCACCAAAGAATATGCCCCGGCAGAGTACAACCGCTACAAAGGCTTGACCGCCGCCGTAGCGCCCGCCGTGAAGCCCTCCCTGCTCAAACGCCTGGGCGATTTCTGGCGACTGTTTGTCAACATGCCGAAAACCATGCGCCAACTGGCGATAGTGCAGTTCTTCTCCTGGTTCTCGTTATTCATTATGTGGGTCTACACCACCCCGGCCATCACTCAATATATTTGGGGTATAGAAGCCAAATGGTTTGACTCAGATTACCTGCACTCGCTGGAAACGATTCCGTCCGAAATTGCCGCCGCCAAGGGCGCCGCAGGCGACTGGGTGGGGATTATCTTTGCCGCCTATTCATTATTTGCAGCGCTCTTCTCCATTGTGCTCACACGCATCGCCAACCGCTTGGGGCGCAAGCTTACCTACTCACTGTCACTGCTCGCCGGTGGCTTGGGCTATATGAGTTTTATCCTGTTTCAAAACGCCGATATAGTGCATGTGGATTTATTGATAACCCAAGTGGATGTGCCCCAGGGCGCGCTGGATTTATTAATTCCCATGATCGGTATCGGCATTGCCTGGGCAGCCATTCTCGCCATGCCCTACGCGATATTGGCGGGTTCCCTGCCTGCCGATAAAACCGGCGTTTACATGGGCATTTTTAATTTCACCATTGCTGCACCACAAATTGTGTCGGGCTTGGTTGCGGGGCAAATTTTGAAATATGTCTTCCACAATGAAGCGATTTATATCGTCATGCTGGCGGGTGTATTTATGATTCTCGGGGCGCTGTCCGTGTATTTTGTGCAAGACAACAACGCCACCAGCGATGCAGCCCCAGTTCCGCAAGGACATTAA
- a CDS encoding glucan 1,4-alpha-glucosidase codes for MKKKLLAILVSSSLLLGACSDNSSTTSTSTAPSAVAPGAPGNAAVWSYAGKTGIGTSYEQYTDGAYKDTGATGTISKVWFSIAQGVLTETMYGLIHEAQLQELQFFVKGDGFLDEEKKDTISTVEYLITDDQGRPQSLAYKIVNRDKEGKYEIEKHIFTDPDSQTLMMRVQFRALTADVTPYVYVNPSIANTGSNDSARSVDGVWIATDGDTSMTVKTTAQVTQSTVGFEGVSDGIADLKQHGALTQAYNTTGDSKGNVAMTLQLAEVKSGASTQWDLVLGFGKTPTDSTAAAEQTLAKGYDKVLAHYNGDGDAIGWRDFLQTLPALEKLSATATDGGKLAYTSAMVLKAQEDKTHAGAFIASLSNPWGDTKSAEKSATGYKAVWPRDFYQVAMAMLALGDRESPRIAFEYLEKIQASDKIAGYSGTPGWFLQKTHVDGEVEWVGVQLDQTGMPLMLGWRLWKEGIFSDAEITQWYNTMLKPAADFLVNGGQVKILWNDTTIKPPYTQQERWEEQQGYSPSTTAAIIAGLVSAADIATQAGDTEGAAKYLAAADKYSSELEAKTFTTNGSLTGDLGNGQYYLRINANEDPNDRSALGTSNAQVINDESQVIDGGFLELVRYGVRAATDKHVLETIPEYDNLKLPDLLRTKYEFTFPGVEGTFPGWRRYGIDGYGEEITAGKGYVEANNSTDGRGRVWPFFTGERGHYELELAKANASVDINALRNTYVKAMELFANEGMMLPEQVWDGVGNNDTYNYRLGQGTNGATPLAWTHAEYIKLLRSYSDGKVWDRNDSTEARYVK; via the coding sequence ATGAAAAAAAAACTACTCGCCATTTTGGTGAGCAGCAGCCTTTTGCTCGGCGCCTGCTCCGATAACTCATCCACAACATCAACCTCCACTGCACCTTCTGCTGTAGCACCTGGCGCGCCCGGCAATGCCGCTGTTTGGTCTTACGCGGGCAAAACCGGTATAGGTACGTCTTACGAGCAATACACCGATGGCGCTTACAAAGATACTGGCGCAACCGGCACCATCTCCAAAGTGTGGTTTTCCATCGCGCAGGGCGTGTTAACAGAAACCATGTATGGCCTGATCCACGAAGCCCAATTGCAAGAATTGCAGTTTTTTGTGAAAGGTGATGGTTTCCTCGACGAAGAAAAGAAAGACACGATTTCCACTGTCGAATACTTAATTACTGACGATCAAGGTCGCCCACAATCCCTCGCGTACAAAATTGTGAATCGCGATAAAGAGGGAAAATACGAAATTGAAAAACACATTTTTACCGATCCGGATTCACAAACCTTGATGATGCGCGTGCAATTCCGTGCACTGACCGCCGATGTAACACCTTACGTTTATGTTAATCCGTCTATTGCCAACACCGGCAGTAATGACAGCGCCCGCTCTGTGGATGGCGTGTGGATCGCGACCGATGGCGACACCAGTATGACCGTCAAAACCACCGCTCAGGTAACGCAAAGTACAGTAGGATTTGAAGGCGTATCCGACGGTATCGCCGACCTTAAACAGCATGGCGCACTCACACAAGCCTACAACACTACCGGCGACAGCAAGGGCAACGTCGCCATGACCTTGCAGCTTGCTGAGGTGAAATCCGGTGCGAGTACGCAATGGGATCTGGTGTTAGGTTTTGGGAAAACACCAACCGACAGTACCGCTGCTGCCGAGCAAACCCTGGCGAAGGGCTATGACAAGGTACTGGCGCATTACAACGGTGACGGCGATGCCATCGGCTGGCGTGACTTTTTACAAACCCTGCCCGCACTGGAAAAACTCTCTGCCACGGCGACTGACGGCGGCAAGCTGGCCTACACCAGCGCCATGGTGTTAAAAGCGCAAGAAGACAAAACCCACGCCGGCGCCTTTATCGCCTCCCTATCCAACCCTTGGGGCGATACCAAATCTGCCGAGAAATCCGCTACCGGCTATAAAGCGGTTTGGCCGCGCGATTTCTATCAAGTCGCCATGGCGATGCTCGCGTTGGGTGATCGTGAGTCACCGCGTATCGCCTTTGAATATCTGGAAAAAATTCAGGCGAGTGACAAAATCGCAGGCTACAGCGGCACACCCGGCTGGTTCTTGCAAAAAACCCATGTGGATGGCGAAGTGGAATGGGTAGGCGTACAACTGGATCAAACCGGTATGCCACTCATGCTCGGCTGGCGCCTGTGGAAGGAAGGCATTTTCAGCGATGCCGAAATCACCCAGTGGTACAACACAATGCTCAAGCCTGCAGCCGACTTCCTCGTGAACGGCGGTCAGGTGAAAATCCTCTGGAACGACACCACCATCAAACCGCCCTATACCCAGCAAGAGCGTTGGGAAGAGCAGCAAGGCTATTCGCCCTCAACTACTGCGGCGATTATCGCCGGGCTGGTATCGGCGGCGGATATCGCCACCCAAGCGGGCGACACTGAAGGCGCAGCCAAATACCTTGCAGCCGCCGATAAATATTCCAGCGAGCTGGAAGCCAAAACATTTACCACCAATGGCTCACTCACTGGCGATTTGGGTAACGGCCAGTACTATTTGCGCATCAACGCCAACGAAGACCCCAATGATCGCTCGGCACTGGGCACCAGCAACGCGCAGGTGATCAACGATGAATCCCAGGTTATTGATGGCGGCTTTCTGGAACTGGTGCGCTACGGTGTACGCGCGGCAACCGACAAGCATGTACTGGAAACCATCCCCGAGTACGACAACCTCAAACTGCCCGACTTGCTGCGCACCAAATATGAATTCACCTTCCCCGGTGTAGAGGGCACATTCCCCGGCTGGCGCCGTTACGGTATAGACGGTTACGGTGAAGAAATCACCGCTGGCAAAGGCTATGTGGAAGCCAACAACTCTACCGATGGCCGCGGCCGCGTCTGGCCCTTCTTTACCGGCGAGCGCGGGCACTATGAACTCGAACTGGCAAAAGCCAATGCCAGTGTCGATATCAACGCCCTGCGCAATACCTATGTCAAAGCCATGGAGCTGTTTGCCAACGAGGGCATGATGCTGCCAGAGCAAGTATGGGATGGTGTAGGCAACAACGACACTTACAACTATCGCCTGGGCCAAGGCACCAACGGCGCCACCCCCTTAGCCTGGACCCACGCGGAATACATTAAACTGCTGCGCAGCTATAGCGACGGCAAGGTGTGGGACAGAAACGACAGCACTGAAGCGCGCTATGTGAAGTAA
- a CDS encoding alpha-glucosidase family protein, with protein sequence MTTTPWWRGAVVYQVYPRSLMDANNDGIGDIPGIISKLDYIASLGVDAIWVSPFFKSPMKDFGYDISDYRDIDPIFGTLADFDELIAKAHARGIKIIIDQVLSHTSDQHAWFSESRESRDNPKADWYVWADPLPDGTPPNNWLAIFGGSAWEWEPRRCQYYLHNFLKSQPDLNYHCPQVREQILQEVEFWLQRGVDGLRLDAIIFCFHDKLLRSNPAKPEAERRGRGFREDNPYAFQRHVYDCDRPENLEFLESLRTLMDRYPGTVTLGEIASEDSLKTMAEYTAGNSRLHMAYSFELLVDTLSGTYIRETVETLEKNLLEGWPCWAIGNHDVVRFMSRWGGKDQSPQLAKTLNALLFSLRGSVCSYQGEELGLIEAQIQQHELQDPYGITFWPRFKGRDGCRTPMPWNHTETYAGFSQVKTWLPVPSAHKEQAVSLQDNDPSSILNAYRQFMHWRKDQPALRLGDIAFVADADNYLVFKRHYGNDTLLCAFNFSAQENTVTLDTTYQLQAAEGHGCATTSGSYERLTIPAHGTVIARVM encoded by the coding sequence ATGACAACAACTCCCTGGTGGCGCGGTGCCGTGGTATATCAGGTATACCCACGTAGTTTGATGGATGCTAACAACGATGGCATCGGCGATATTCCCGGTATTATCAGCAAGCTCGACTATATCGCGAGCTTGGGGGTGGATGCGATTTGGGTGTCACCTTTTTTCAAGTCGCCCATGAAGGACTTTGGCTACGACATTTCCGACTACCGCGATATAGACCCGATTTTTGGCACCCTCGCTGACTTTGATGAATTGATTGCCAAAGCCCATGCGCGCGGCATTAAAATTATTATCGACCAGGTGCTCAGTCACACCTCGGATCAGCACGCCTGGTTCTCTGAGAGTCGAGAATCGCGCGACAACCCCAAAGCCGATTGGTATGTGTGGGCCGACCCCCTGCCGGACGGTACGCCGCCCAACAATTGGCTCGCTATTTTTGGCGGTTCAGCCTGGGAGTGGGAGCCGCGTCGCTGCCAATATTATTTGCACAACTTTTTAAAATCCCAGCCGGATTTAAATTATCACTGCCCGCAAGTGCGCGAACAAATTTTGCAAGAAGTGGAATTTTGGTTGCAACGCGGAGTGGATGGTTTGCGTCTGGATGCGATCATCTTTTGCTTCCACGACAAACTGCTGCGCAGCAATCCGGCCAAACCGGAAGCAGAGCGCAGAGGGCGCGGTTTCCGCGAAGATAATCCCTACGCCTTCCAGCGCCATGTTTATGACTGCGATCGCCCGGAAAACCTGGAATTTTTGGAATCGCTGCGCACCTTAATGGATCGCTACCCTGGCACAGTGACCCTGGGTGAAATCGCCTCGGAAGATTCACTGAAAACCATGGCGGAATACACCGCCGGCAACTCGCGCTTGCACATGGCTTACAGTTTTGAATTGTTGGTGGATACCTTATCCGGCACCTACATTCGTGAAACAGTAGAGACCCTGGAGAAAAATTTATTGGAAGGTTGGCCCTGCTGGGCGATTGGCAATCACGACGTGGTTCGCTTTATGTCGCGCTGGGGCGGCAAAGACCAATCGCCACAATTAGCCAAAACACTCAATGCGCTGTTATTTTCATTGCGCGGAAGTGTGTGCAGTTATCAGGGCGAAGAATTGGGTTTGATTGAAGCGCAAATTCAACAACACGAATTGCAAGATCCTTACGGCATTACTTTCTGGCCACGCTTTAAAGGCCGCGATGGTTGTCGCACGCCTATGCCATGGAATCACACCGAAACCTACGCCGGTTTCTCACAAGTTAAAACCTGGTTGCCGGTGCCCTCGGCACACAAAGAGCAAGCGGTGAGTTTGCAGGATAATGATCCCTCATCCATCCTCAATGCCTATCGCCAATTTATGCACTGGCGTAAAGACCAGCCTGCACTGCGTTTGGGTGATATTGCCTTTGTGGCTGATGCAGACAATTATTTGGTATTCAAACGTCACTATGGCAACGACACATTGCTCTGTGCATTTAATTTTTCTGCGCAAGAAAATACAGTCACTCTGGATACAACATACCAACTGCAAGCGGCGGAGGGCCATGGTTGTGCAACCACCTCAGGTTCGTATGAGCGACTCACTATTCCTGCGCACGGCACCGTCATTGCACGGGTGATGTAA
- a CDS encoding TonB-dependent receptor, with protein MKKQTFNHMLALATTMALVSGSQAVYAQKSADAIEEVLVTGFRASLQNSISAKQNADTVVEAIYAEDIGKLPDTSIAESLARLPGLAGERRDGRTSGISVRGFNENYVATTMNGREILGIGDNRGVEYDLYPSEIIAGAMVYKTPSANHVNQGLGGIVDLQTLRPLEKDRIVSITGSYEMNDLESANPDFDDKGHRVAFTYSDKFADDTVGVAVSIATMESPSQEQQFRAWGYADVNASTVGLGGHDSYVRSSLMDRDTYSAVVQFEPNDQLSLTFDALYIDFTDSKVFRGVEEGTIWGGDAVTNVHATVDNGLVTSGEWSGFHSVIRNDGEVKDGELTTFGFNAEYQLNDNWALTLDAARGESSKDLINMESYSGVGRAGTDTQGAPAARSYVLNSKGVMFGPHSTIAMPDYSDASIIRLAGPQAWGGAIAPIVGGNNNAQDGFVNNPLFEEDLNTLRLQAEGDVSFSIVNGVEFGVNYSDRTKSKVNYGAFLIAPGFYDTNGVTIVGGDIAVPEEYIVGSADLSFLGLGSILAYDGIGLYKDGVYKEIDAGQYETARKGDSYEISEKITTAYGLAKFETGILSGNVGLQIVSSDQSASGFDTYTGNDGTVVTTATTDGDKYTKLLPSLNMNFQLTDDQVVRFAASKTASRARMDSMKPNNTIAFSFDQARRQSSDPEFSAWSGSSGNATLKPIEAIQTDISYEYYFAADGFVSVAYFYKDLQNWHLTSSVITDFTDYIIPGYHDAGIPTLVSTSGVTTAIVEAGAGYVAGNEVQVSLPFHIFSDALDGFGVTASGTFLDGEIDYNGVTQQIPGLSKESYQLTVYFERGGFEFRVSGRKRDSFLTEERGVSLSLVPIVDQGAELWDAQIGYDFSESGVRGLEGLTITLQAQNFTDEDTVTAAADDARQVSKYQYFGANYLLGFNYKF; from the coding sequence ATGAAGAAGCAAACCTTTAATCACATGCTGGCATTAGCAACCACTATGGCGCTTGTGTCAGGTTCACAAGCGGTTTACGCACAAAAATCAGCAGATGCTATTGAAGAAGTACTGGTAACCGGATTTCGTGCCAGTTTACAAAATTCTATTTCTGCAAAACAAAATGCAGATACTGTTGTTGAAGCCATTTATGCGGAAGACATAGGTAAATTGCCTGATACCAGTATTGCAGAATCTTTAGCGCGTTTGCCCGGTCTTGCCGGTGAACGTCGCGATGGTCGTACCAGTGGTATTTCTGTGCGTGGTTTTAATGAAAACTACGTAGCAACTACCATGAATGGCCGCGAAATTTTAGGTATTGGCGATAACCGTGGCGTTGAATACGATTTGTATCCATCAGAAATTATTGCCGGTGCAATGGTGTATAAAACACCAAGTGCAAATCATGTGAATCAAGGCTTGGGTGGTATTGTTGATTTGCAAACCCTGCGCCCGCTGGAAAAAGATCGTATTGTCAGCATCACCGGCAGCTATGAAATGAATGACCTGGAATCTGCTAACCCGGATTTCGATGATAAAGGCCATCGTGTTGCGTTTACCTATTCCGATAAATTTGCAGATGACACTGTCGGTGTTGCTGTCTCTATTGCCACTATGGAATCTCCCAGTCAGGAACAACAATTCCGTGCATGGGGTTATGCGGATGTGAACGCATCAACCGTTGGTCTGGGTGGCCATGATTCTTATGTGCGCTCTTCATTGATGGATCGCGATACCTATTCAGCTGTTGTGCAATTTGAACCCAATGATCAATTGAGTTTGACTTTTGATGCGCTCTATATTGATTTTACTGACAGCAAAGTATTCCGTGGTGTTGAAGAAGGCACTATTTGGGGCGGTGATGCAGTAACCAATGTGCACGCCACTGTCGATAATGGTTTGGTAACTTCCGGTGAATGGAGTGGTTTCCACAGCGTTATTCGCAACGATGGCGAAGTGAAAGACGGTGAACTCACCACCTTTGGTTTTAATGCTGAATATCAATTAAATGATAATTGGGCGTTAACTCTGGATGCAGCAAGAGGTGAATCCTCAAAAGACCTGATCAACATGGAGAGCTATTCCGGTGTTGGTCGTGCAGGCACTGATACACAGGGTGCACCCGCTGCGCGTTCTTATGTGCTGAATTCAAAAGGCGTGATGTTCGGTCCGCATTCAACCATTGCAATGCCTGATTATTCCGATGCATCCATTATTCGTTTGGCTGGCCCGCAAGCTTGGGGCGGTGCAATTGCCCCGATCGTTGGCGGCAACAATAATGCGCAAGACGGTTTTGTAAATAACCCGCTGTTTGAAGAAGATTTGAATACCTTGCGTTTACAAGCAGAAGGTGATGTCAGTTTTTCTATTGTTAACGGCGTAGAGTTTGGTGTGAATTATTCAGACCGTACCAAATCCAAAGTTAACTACGGTGCCTTCCTGATTGCTCCCGGTTTTTATGACACAAACGGCGTGACGATTGTCGGTGGCGATATTGCTGTTCCGGAAGAATATATTGTTGGCTCTGCCGATTTAAGTTTCCTCGGATTAGGTAGCATCTTGGCCTATGATGGTATCGGCCTCTATAAAGATGGCGTGTACAAAGAAATTGACGCAGGCCAATATGAAACGGCACGTAAAGGCGACAGCTACGAAATCTCTGAAAAAATTACTACGGCTTACGGTTTGGCAAAATTTGAAACCGGTATTCTGAGCGGTAATGTTGGTTTGCAAATTGTGTCTTCGGATCAAAGCGCATCCGGCTTTGACACCTATACCGGCAACGACGGCACTGTGGTGACAACAGCGACTACCGATGGGGACAAATACACTAAGTTGTTGCCAAGCCTGAACATGAACTTCCAATTGACCGACGATCAGGTTGTTCGTTTTGCTGCATCCAAAACCGCATCGCGTGCGCGTATGGATTCGATGAAACCAAACAACACCATCGCCTTCTCCTTTGACCAGGCTCGCCGTCAAAGTAGTGACCCGGAGTTTAGTGCATGGAGCGGTTCTTCTGGCAATGCGACTTTAAAGCCAATAGAAGCGATACAAACGGATATTTCTTATGAATATTATTTTGCCGCCGATGGTTTTGTATCGGTCGCCTATTTCTATAAGGATTTGCAAAACTGGCATTTGACCAGTAGCGTAATCACGGATTTCACCGATTATATTATTCCCGGATACCACGACGCTGGCATTCCTACACTGGTTTCAACCAGTGGCGTTACCACCGCAATTGTTGAAGCCGGTGCTGGTTACGTGGCGGGTAATGAAGTACAAGTCAGCTTGCCTTTCCATATTTTTAGCGATGCATTGGATGGCTTTGGTGTAACTGCAAGCGGTACTTTCCTGGATGGCGAAATTGATTACAACGGCGTTACACAGCAGATTCCTGGCTTGTCAAAAGAGTCCTATCAACTGACGGTGTACTTTGAGCGCGGTGGTTTTGAGTTCCGTGTGAGTGGTCGTAAGCGTGATTCCTTCCTGACAGAAGAGCGCGGTGTCAGCTTGTCGTTGGTGCCCATTGTTGACCAAGGCGCCGAGCTGTGGGATGCCCAAATTGGTTATGACTTCAGTGAATCCGGTGTGCGTGGGTTGGAAGGCTTGACAATCACATTGCAAGCGCAAAACTTTACCGATGAAGACACAGTTACCGCTGCCGCTGATGATGCCCGTCAGGTCAGTAAATACCAATACTTTGGTGCTAACTATCTGTTAGGTTTCAACTACAAGTTCTAA